GAAAAGTTGTACTTTTGAACTGATCGTCAACATTTTGACCTACGCCATAAAAAATCAAGGCACGGCTTTCTCGCAAAAAGATTTTAAAAATGTTGTTTATACCAAAGAGTTTCACAACCTCGATATCAACGCTAAGATTGCAGATGGATGTGAATACCTACTAAAGAGAGGATTTTTGCAAATCCAAAATACTAATTTGATGTATTATGAAAAGTATAAATTGCCAGATACTATCAGCATCAACACCGAAAACTATACGAAAGTATTCAAAGAGTTGTCAAAACGGATTATTTTGATGCATGAGGGCAAAGAGATGATCAATGACACTTATGAAGTCAAAGATGATTATGCCGATATCATCGATGCGGTGGACATGACCAATTCTGATTTTTTCTCTCAAGAAGATGCCAAAGAGATGCGAGTGACCATCTCAAAAATTCTCGTCTCTTTAAATGTTGAAACCAAAGCCCACTATTCTTTACTCACCATTCTTCAATTGCTGGAATTAAAATCTGCGATGAAGGTCAAAATAAAAACAAAAGAGTGCGAATTTGCAGCCACTAATGTCAAGTTTAATAAACTACAATTTAATGATGCTAGCATTGTATTGCATTTTGATAAATGTTCATTTGAGATTGATGGTATCGAAGATATTTTATATATTGATTCTATCGATACTCTGCCATTGCAAGAACACATTAAAAAATCCAAAAATATTCTCAAATCCTATCCTGAAGATGCAACGAGAGAGTTTATTGCATTTTTAGATAAATATGCATCTTAGATTTCACAAAAAGGGGAGTTGATTTATGAAACAAATTCTTATGGGGAATGAAGCCATTGCTTTGGGCTTGATTCATGCAGGTGTTGATATGATTTCTGGATATCCCGGAACACCATCAAGTGAAATCCTAGGGAGCTTTCAAAAGTATCAAAAACATTTTGACCTCCAAGCGTATGCACAGTGGGCGACGAATGAAAAAGTTGGATTTGAAGTGGCGTATGCTGGAGCAATTGCTGGTAAAAAAACCTGTGCTACGATGAAACAAGTGGGATTAAATGTCGCTAGTGATGCATTGATGAGCGCGGCTTATATCGGGCTTAAAGGGGCGATGTTGCTGGTGAGTGCCGATGATCCGGGATTTTATTCTTCTCAAACCGAACAAGACAGTCGCAGTTTTGCAAAATTTGCCAAAATCCCTGTCTTAGACCCTGCAACTCCACAAGAAGCTTATGATATGGTCAAACTCGGACTTGAAATCTCACATCAGTTTGAAAGCGTTGTGATGTTGCGCCCGGTCATGAGGGTGAGTCATGCCAGAGAGATTTGTGATGTGGATGATGCACTCAATTTTGAGCCTAATGAGGGGAAATTCATCAGAGATATTCCTAGATGGGCAGGTGTGCCACCGACGGGTAGGTTTCGTCAAGGTTTGGAATTAATCGAGAAAATCGAGAGTATCAAAGCATTTAATTGGAACAATTTAATAGAACCCAAAACCAAAAATCTCACCGGCAAAAAAGTTCTCTGTCTCACCAGTGGTACGGGTGATGGTTATGTGAAAGAGGCCATAGAAGAGATGAAAATTGAAGCTGATGTACTCAAATTTGATATGCCTTATCCTTTGCCAAAAGAGCAAATCGAAGCACTGTTTGAAGACTATGAGAGAGTCATCGTCTTTGAAGAGAGTTATCCTTGTATCGAAGAGCAGCTCAGCTCCCCAAAACTTCATGGTAAACTCACCCATGATTTACACGTGATTGATGAATTTACTAAAGATAAAGTGCTCGCGGCCTTCTCCAATGTTGGCATCATTCAAAAAAGTGATTTTTACAAAAATGAAAAATACGAAAATGAGCTACAAAATCGTCCACCAAACCTCTGCCCGGGTTGTCCGCACCGTGATGTATTCTTCTCGATGATGAAGGTTTTTAAGAAAAACAAATCCATCTATGCTTCTGACATCGGATGTTATACATTGGGATTGAATCAAGGAGCGATTGATGCGTTTTTATGTATGGGAGCTTCCATCTCACTGGCGAGCGGTTTCTCACTTGCTGATACCAATAAAACAGTTGTTGCTACCATCGGAGATAGTACCTTTTTACACTCAGGTGTTGCGCCACTTATCAATGCGGTGAGTCAAAACCATCGCTTTGTCTTGTTGATTTTAGATAATTCAACCACCGCGATGACCGGACGACAAGTCACGCCAGAACGCGCTAATCCACAGCATATTGACATCAAAAAAATAGTCCAAGGTTGTGGTGTGGAGTGTTTGGAATACGAATACGTCCCTGAGATTGATAAAACCATTGATTTTATGAAAAGTCTAAAAGAGCGCTATCAAGCATCGCTTGGGCCAGTCGTGGCGGTCATTCGAGAATTTTGTGTCTTGGATAAAGAGATTTCATATGAAAAACTCCCCGGGACTTATGCACAAGTGGATCAAGACAAATGTGTGGCGTGTGATATCTGCACGACGGCGTATAAGTGTCCTCCGATGGCTTATAATGAAGACCATAAGATTGAAATCGATCCTTTTTTATGTATCGGATGTTCTGCCTGTTTGGATGATGTGTGTCCAACGGGTGCTTTTGAGGAGGTACAACGATGAGATATCAAGTCGTCATAGCTGGTATTGGTGGACAGGGTGCTGTTTTCTTGGTCAAAGTGTTAAGTATCGCCGCTGCTCTTCTTGATGAGGAGTGTATCGGGACGGAGAATCACGGGATGAGCCAACGTGGGGGTTCGGTGTCGTGTTATGTCAAAGTAGGGGATTTTTACTCTCCGGCAATCGATCAGGGACAAGCTGATCTTTTACTGGCTCTTGATGGTGATGAAGGATTGCGAAATATCCAATACCTCAATAAAACAAAGGGCACCCTGCTTGTTAATGCTGGTGAAAATTTCCCCGAGCTTGAGTATGAAACAGTAAAAATCGATGCCTATCAAAAAGCAAAAGCGAAAGAATTTGACATCCAAGCACTCAATGTTTACATGCTCGGGATAACGTTAGCAAAAGATCCAAATTTCCCTTTTTCGCAAGCAGAAATTGAGAAGGCCATCACACAGATGAATGCAACAGTAGCAGATAAGAATATTAAAGTGTTGCATCAAGCGATGAAGGATGCCCAAGCATCACGCTAAGGCAATCTGGTCTCTTTATGTTTTTAGAAGAGCACTTTGGTACGTTCCGGTTTGGATTTTTTTTCTGATTTCCCATTGTACTAAATTGATAACAAACTGTTTGTTACCGCCTTTGATGCTCGCCATAATCTGTGAATCACAATGTTCGCAAATAAAATCGGTTTTCGTTAAATCCGAGATTGCGTTATGGTTTGTATCATCATATACCAAGGCTTGATGGCACTTAGGACAATAGCACCATAGATTACAGATGGTGTTTTTCTTCCAATTCCAACGCCATGGGAGGTCATAAATCACATCTGCTTTATAGGCGAAATATTTTGCTCTTGTTAGTCTCTTGATGAGAAAAAAGATACCAATAATCACCATAAGAGCCAAACCAAAAGCTAAAAAGATAGGGCGCTCATGCAACAGATATTGTATCACGGGAGTATCTATAATAGTGTTAATATAAGCGGGTACTGTTATCATGATACACGACAAGTAGAGGGTAATTGAAAGTAACTGTCTCAGATTTGATAGAAAACTCCTTAGCCTTTAAAATATTACATTGTAACGTTATTTTATTAAATTATTTATTTATGAAACGTTTTGCTTTGGGTTAAAAAAAGAGTTCATAATTGATATTAGGTCTTTTAATGAGCTCAGTGCCTTGGTGCATACTGAGACCCTTTTTCTCTGAAAGAGTACTCTTGACGATGGCTTTGTTATAGGGGAGTACATCCTCACGGTTGAGGTATTCATCGATATTCATCCATCTGGCTTCTAGTATCTCATGATTATCTTGGATGTCGATGTGGGTGGATAAGGGTGTGGCGATAGCGATGACATAAAGATTGGATTCTCCAAATTGAGCAGGTAAAAAATGTCCGAGACTGGTGATTGCCTCAAAAGTGACATCGATACCGGTTTCTTCAAAAACTTCTCGCACGACTGCTTGGGAGATATTTTCACCATCATCGATAAATCCACCAGGGAGTTTGTACGTCTGCCAAATGCGATCTTTGATGACCAAGAGATCATCGTCATGACGCACGACGACCCCCACGCCTAGCGTGTGATTGACAGCGGTGGGTATGATGGGATTTTTGATGAGTTTTTTAACAAGCGTAATATCGCGTTCATTACAATGATGAAAGAGAAATCCATGCTGGGTCAAAATAGGAATAAATTTAGAGTGTTCAATAGAGAGTGTGATCCACAGGAGTTTTTTTGTTGTGAGATTTTTCAAGATGACTTGAATTTCTTTTTCAAACTCTAACAGGGAGTGTTGGATATTAAGGCAGGTGATACTGATGCCATCATAGCGATCTTCTTTCAACTCAAAAGAGGTAAAATCATAGTGTGCTTTCAAAAAATTTCCTTCATCAAATAACTGGGCACATATTAGCAACTTTTTGATAAGATTTCAACTGCAACCAAACTCCAAGAAAAATTTTGCTAAAATCCCCTCATGATAAATACAGAAGTAGCAGAAATTTTAACAGATAAGTCAAAGCTCCTTACCGCAGCATATTTTGATATTCAAAAACTGTTTGAACAAAAATATGGCAAAGATGTCGTGGTATTGATGGAAGTAGGCACATTTTTTGAGACTTATGAAGTGAACAATGAAAAGCTCAAAATCGGCAAAGCCAAAGAGATTGCGGAGCTTTTAAATATCCAACTCACTAGAAAAAATAAATCAATTATTGAAAATTCAAAAGAAAACCCCCTCATGGCAGGTGTCCCTGCGGTGTCATTTGAAAAACACTTAGCCCGTATTATCGCAGAACAACGCTATACGGTTGTCATCATCCGCCAACGGGGTGTCCCACCCAAAGTAAGCCGTTATCTTGATGCCATTATCAGTCCGGGTACCAATTTTGATTTTGTCGTCGATCAAGACGAAAACAATATCACCTCCCTTGTCATTGATAAATATCAAGACAATAATTACCATATCGGATACAGTGCGATTGACGTGACCACGGGCAAATGCTATTATAATGAAGTCTATGGTACCAAAGAAGATGGCAGTTTTGCACTTGATGAGATTTTTAACTACATGCACATGCACAAAACATCCGAAGTCGTGGTTACATTTGCGGATAAATCAATCCAACAACAAGAGATTATTGAGTATTTAGAACTCAGCTCCAAAACCTTTCATATCGGCACGTTTCATCCGAAGATTTCCTATCAAAATGAACTCTTTAAAAGTGTTTTTCGGATTGAGACACTACTCTCACCCATCGAGCATCTTGATATGGAACTCAGCCCACTGGCGAGTGAATCATTGGCGATTTTAATCGATTTTGTCATTGGTCATGATCCCCATATCATCCAAAAGCTCTCCCATCCCAATCGCCTTGATACCAGTCGTTTTGTCTATCTAGGCAATAATGCCCTAGAACAGCTCAATATCATCGAAACACCACACAACCCTTCTGTATTTAAGCTAATCAATGCGACATCTACGGCGATGGGAAAGCGATTGTTAAAAGAGCGCCTTACCCATCCAATCAAAGATGCCAAAGAGATTAATCGTCGCTATAAACTCTCAGATGAATTATTTGATTATCATGGGGCTATTGAGAGTGAATTGGGAAATATCTATGATATCGAGCGCCTAACGCGTCGTATCAAACTCACGCGATTGCACCCGTATGAACTAAATTATCTCTATGACTCCTTAGTCTCAATCAGAGAAGTGGTACGATTTATGGAAAATTACCGTTTTTTCACGCCACCGTGTAGTTCGGAAGAATTGGGCTTATTTATCAAAGCGATTGATGCCACCTTTGATTTGAATGTTTGTGGTAGATACATGCTCAAAGATGTCGATGAAAATATGGTACAAGAGGGTGTAGATCCCAAAATCGACGCCCTTTTGGCTGAGAACCGGGCACTTAAAGAGAAGGTCAATATTTTTCGTAAGCATATTTTGGACATTCTGGGACAATCCAATGAAAACTTTGTGACGATTAACCGCTTGGATAAAGAGGGCTTTTATATTGGTCTGACTAAAAGCAGATTTATGAGTATCAAAGAGGCGTTGCTCCAATCCCATTTGATTGTTGATGATACGCTCTATCTTTTCAAAGATTTTTCAATCAAAGTTCAGACGACCAACGTCAAAATCACCAATACACTTATCAATGAGATTTCCGACAAATACGTACACAATGCTAAAAAGATTGTAGAATTAAACAAAGCACTGTTTAAAGAGATGGTGATGGAATTTGAGAAAAAATTTGCCACGCTGTTAGAGGACTTAGTACTATTTATCTCCGAAATCGATGTGGCGGTTTCCAATATCAAAACATCAAAAAAATACGGTTATGTTAAGCCACAGATTATCCAAAAAGAGTCTAATGATACCAACTTTATCGAATTGTGCGATGTGCGCCATCCCATCATCGAGGCCAATGAAGGGCGTGGCGTGTATGTGCCTAATGATATTATTTTGGGTGATTTGAGCTGTGCCAAAGAGATTGATGCTGAGAATGTTATCTTGAAAGCGGCCAAAGCAGAATCATTGTTTCTTAAAAAAACGCACGGGATTTTACTCTATGGTATCAACAGCTCCGGCAAAAGCTCCCTTATGAAAGCCATAGGTATTTGTGTGATTTTGGCGCAAGCAGGATTTTTTGTGCCGGCTCGGTCGATGCGATTGATGCTCTTTGATAATATCTTTACACGGATTTCTGCGGCTGATAATATCGCCAAAGGGCTCTCCTCGTTTGCAGTGGAGATGATGGAGCTCAAAAATATCTTTAATCGTGCCAACAAAAAATCCCTCATCTTAGGTGATGAGATTAGTCACTCAACCGAAACACAAAGTGGTGTCAGTATTGTAGCAAGCGCTATTTTAAAGCTGGCGAAGTTGGAATCTCTCTTTTTGTTTGCCACCCACTTGCATCAATTGCCTCTGCTCAAAGAGATTGCCGCACTCAAAAACGTCCTCTCTTTGCACTTGAGCGTGATGTATAATCATGATGAAGACAAGCTGATTTTTGATAGAAAACTCAAATTTGGAAGTGGGAGTTCACAGTATGGTTTAGAATTTGCCAAATCACTTCATATGGATGCAGAGTTCTTAAAAACCGCCAATGCCATACGAAAACGCATCAGTGATGAGTATGCGCCGCTTGAGCGATTGTCGCAGAAGAAAACGAGTACCTACAACAAAGAGCTTTATCTCTCCACTTGTGCGATTTGTGGTAAAAAAGCAGACGATGTCCATCATATCAAAGCACAAAAAGAGGCCGATGATACAGGGCGGATTGACCATATCAACCAAAATCACCGCTACAATCTTATCCCTCTTTGCAAACATCACCACAAAATGGTACATGAGGGCAAAATCATCATCGAGGGTTTTGTTGCTACGTCAAAAGGCTTAGAGCTTATCATCAAGTGATAGTTGTTTGAGTCTCATGATAGATAGTTCCCGTGATAAAATCTTCGGATGTGCGATCTTTGAGCTGGACTCCTGAGAGCTGTAATCTTCTAGACTCCCTCAGCAAATAAAGCGCCTTTTGCGCTGCTTTTTCAGGGCTCAATCCCTCTGTGCGAATATTGGAGATACAGTTTCTATCCACATCCGTAGTCCCGATTTTTGGATGCCATGTGAGATAAAGCCCTAGGCTATCAGGGGAACTAAGACCGGGACGTTCCCCAATCAAGATAAGTGTCATTTTTGCGTTTAAAATCTCACCAACCTCATCGCCGATTGCCACACGTCCTTGTTGCACAAGAACAAGAGGTGCGAGATTCCACGTTTGAGCATCCCTATCCAGCGCATGTCGTAGCTGTACTAAAAAGGGGATGGCATGATTGTTGATGGCTTGAGAAGAGAGTCCATCGGCGATGATAATCGAAAGATCATACACCCCTTTTTCAGACTGTAATGTTTCACAAGAGGGGGAATCTAGCCTGCGACCCAAATCAGGACGCTGGAGGTATGTGTCTCTATTCTTGGCTTGAGAGTGCACACAAATGAGGGCTTTAAAATCGTTTTGTTTTAACTCGGCTGTGAATTTTGGTATATCAAGCGGTTCATGGACGGCATCTTGTGCCTTAGCATGAGCAAGCTCAAATGCTAACATATGAGAAGTTGGAATACTGATTCCCGCACGTCCGAGACCAATCCTCGCATCGGTATAGTGACGGAGTTGTTGCCAAGGATTTTCTGTGTGCGTGGATGGTATATTATCATTGTCGTGTT
This genomic window from Sulfurospirillum sp. 1612 contains:
- a CDS encoding thiamine pyrophosphate-dependent enzyme, with the protein product MKQILMGNEAIALGLIHAGVDMISGYPGTPSSEILGSFQKYQKHFDLQAYAQWATNEKVGFEVAYAGAIAGKKTCATMKQVGLNVASDALMSAAYIGLKGAMLLVSADDPGFYSSQTEQDSRSFAKFAKIPVLDPATPQEAYDMVKLGLEISHQFESVVMLRPVMRVSHAREICDVDDALNFEPNEGKFIRDIPRWAGVPPTGRFRQGLELIEKIESIKAFNWNNLIEPKTKNLTGKKVLCLTSGTGDGYVKEAIEEMKIEADVLKFDMPYPLPKEQIEALFEDYERVIVFEESYPCIEEQLSSPKLHGKLTHDLHVIDEFTKDKVLAAFSNVGIIQKSDFYKNEKYENELQNRPPNLCPGCPHRDVFFSMMKVFKKNKSIYASDIGCYTLGLNQGAIDAFLCMGASISLASGFSLADTNKTVVATIGDSTFLHSGVAPLINAVSQNHRFVLLILDNSTTAMTGRQVTPERANPQHIDIKKIVQGCGVECLEYEYVPEIDKTIDFMKSLKERYQASLGPVVAVIREFCVLDKEISYEKLPGTYAQVDQDKCVACDICTTAYKCPPMAYNEDHKIEIDPFLCIGCSACLDDVCPTGAFEEVQR
- a CDS encoding 2-oxoacid:acceptor oxidoreductase family protein, which produces MRYQVVIAGIGGQGAVFLVKVLSIAAALLDEECIGTENHGMSQRGGSVSCYVKVGDFYSPAIDQGQADLLLALDGDEGLRNIQYLNKTKGTLLVNAGENFPELEYETVKIDAYQKAKAKEFDIQALNVYMLGITLAKDPNFPFSQAEIEKAITQMNATVADKNIKVLHQAMKDAQASR
- a CDS encoding NUDIX hydrolase; the encoded protein is MKAHYDFTSFELKEDRYDGISITCLNIQHSLLEFEKEIQVILKNLTTKKLLWITLSIEHSKFIPILTQHGFLFHHCNERDITLVKKLIKNPIIPTAVNHTLGVGVVVRHDDDLLVIKDRIWQTYKLPGGFIDDGENISQAVVREVFEETGIDVTFEAITSLGHFLPAQFGESNLYVIAIATPLSTHIDIQDNHEILEARWMNIDEYLNREDVLPYNKAIVKSTLSEKKGLSMHQGTELIKRPNINYELFF
- a CDS encoding MutS-related protein encodes the protein MINTEVAEILTDKSKLLTAAYFDIQKLFEQKYGKDVVVLMEVGTFFETYEVNNEKLKIGKAKEIAELLNIQLTRKNKSIIENSKENPLMAGVPAVSFEKHLARIIAEQRYTVVIIRQRGVPPKVSRYLDAIISPGTNFDFVVDQDENNITSLVIDKYQDNNYHIGYSAIDVTTGKCYYNEVYGTKEDGSFALDEIFNYMHMHKTSEVVVTFADKSIQQQEIIEYLELSSKTFHIGTFHPKISYQNELFKSVFRIETLLSPIEHLDMELSPLASESLAILIDFVIGHDPHIIQKLSHPNRLDTSRFVYLGNNALEQLNIIETPHNPSVFKLINATSTAMGKRLLKERLTHPIKDAKEINRRYKLSDELFDYHGAIESELGNIYDIERLTRRIKLTRLHPYELNYLYDSLVSIREVVRFMENYRFFTPPCSSEELGLFIKAIDATFDLNVCGRYMLKDVDENMVQEGVDPKIDALLAENRALKEKVNIFRKHILDILGQSNENFVTINRLDKEGFYIGLTKSRFMSIKEALLQSHLIVDDTLYLFKDFSIKVQTTNVKITNTLINEISDKYVHNAKKIVELNKALFKEMVMEFEKKFATLLEDLVLFISEIDVAVSNIKTSKKYGYVKPQIIQKESNDTNFIELCDVRHPIIEANEGRGVYVPNDIILGDLSCAKEIDAENVILKAAKAESLFLKKTHGILLYGINSSGKSSLMKAIGICVILAQAGFFVPARSMRLMLFDNIFTRISAADNIAKGLSSFAVEMMELKNIFNRANKKSLILGDEISHSTETQSGVSIVASAILKLAKLESLFLFATHLHQLPLLKEIAALKNVLSLHLSVMYNHDEDKLIFDRKLKFGSGSSQYGLEFAKSLHMDAEFLKTANAIRKRISDEYAPLERLSQKKTSTYNKELYLSTCAICGKKADDVHHIKAQKEADDTGRIDHINQNHRYNLIPLCKHHHKMVHEGKIIIEGFVATSKGLELIIK
- the eutC gene encoding ethanolamine ammonia-lyase subunit EutC, whose amino-acid sequence is MQHDNDNIPSTHTENPWQQLRHYTDARIGLGRAGISIPTSHMLAFELAHAKAQDAVHEPLDIPKFTAELKQNDFKALICVHSQAKNRDTYLQRPDLGRRLDSPSCETLQSEKGVYDLSIIIADGLSSQAINNHAIPFLVQLRHALDRDAQTWNLAPLVLVQQGRVAIGDEVGEILNAKMTLILIGERPGLSSPDSLGLYLTWHPKIGTTDVDRNCISNIRTEGLSPEKAAQKALYLLRESRRLQLSGVQLKDRTSEDFITGTIYHETQTTIT